From the Hordeum vulgare subsp. vulgare chromosome 1H, MorexV3_pseudomolecules_assembly, whole genome shotgun sequence genome, the window gtaaaataatttaaaaaaaacgaTTCAGAAAATTCTTTTTTTTTATAAACTTTAACAGATGTTTTAAATGCATACCGAAATTCAGCACGAATAATATCCATGCAAGTCATGGCGAAAAAACAAAATCAGTAATCCAAAATGTATTCAAAACTAGCATTTTTGGAGCATCGATTTTGTTTCGTTCGTAAGGATTTCCACGAATGTTATTTCGATCTGAATTTTTGCTGGCATACAAAACATTCGTCAAATTTTATCACTGTTCCACTGTTCTCCCGGGAGCATTTGTGCTCggaagcaaaaataaataaaactccATGTCCCCGCTTCATGCTTTTTTTTCTCTGAATTTTAATCACCGTTCCCGGCGAACAGCAGCATAGCTAGCTGTGCGTACGTTCGTGCAGGCGCACATGGAGCGCCACCCCAGAGTTCGACCCACCGTTCGGCGCCATCTACCATTGCGAAGCAACCTGCTCCATATTTTTATGGTAGGAACGGGCGGAGCAGCGACGACAGCGCATCGTCGCTGTCTGCGTGCGCGcggcccgcgccgccgcctgattTACCCGAGTAGACAACGTGCGCGCGGCGTGCCACCAGCGGCGCCCAGAGCGCGCTCCCGCATCCAAATCTGGCGCGCAAGACAAGGTGACGCGGCCGTCTGACGCCAACGATTAAATACGGCGACCGCCTCGCCCTGCCTGTCCGGGCTCGGAGACTGTGCGTCGACCCTCACGATCAGAACGAGATGGGAAAAAATGCAAGGAAAAGTGGACGTGGCTGGACTCCACAGTGGAGTTGGTGAACACCCCATGAATGCGGGGTGAAGAGCGAGCGGGGCCGGCGGAGGCCGATCGGCGCGACTGGCTCTGTTCGTACTCCTACTACCTCGTTCGGACATGCTAGCTCGTCGTTCGTCCAGCTACGCGGGCAGTAAATCGCCGTAACGAACGCCGCAAAAGCCGAAGCAGGCAGGGCAAAGCTCCGGGCTTCGCGAATGAATGCTGCCCTCTGCTCTGCGATGCTCGGCTATGGCCTACGGCGAGGCGACAACAGTCACCACGGCCGCAACAAATTTATGGCCCTTACCTCTGCGCGACACCCACCCAGCAGCCGGGTCACCAGGCCAGCCACAGCGCGCACTTACTGCgcgcccgctgccgctgccgcgccACCCCGAACCGAACCACCGTGTCCCACGATCCAGAGCGAGCTAAAATGGAGGAGCGACTAGAGTACTTTGGCAAGTTGGCAATGGTGGTGACATGGTACTGACCTGTAGTCGTAGCCGCAGGGGGCGGGCGGGGTGGTGCCGGCGGAGCAGTTGGCGAGGGAGAAGGGGACGTAGGACTTGCACGTGTCGGAGGAGCACGGGATGGGCGCCCACGACTTGGAGTTGGCCGGCCGAAACACGCGCGGCGACGCTAACGGAGACGCGTCCGGCGAGGACGCGCGGCGCCCGCGGCACTTGACCCAGGTGAGGTCGCTGCCGGTGTCGGCGACGAGCACGAAGGGCTGCGCGGGGGTGCCCACGCGGAACTGCACGAAGTACTGCCCCGTGCCCGTGTACGCGCCCGACGTCAGCGGCATCGCGAACGCCGACGCCTCGGGCATCGGGGCGGTCGACGTCTCGGCCGCGCGGCGCCGgcttgacgacgacgacgacgacgccagcCTCGCGGAGATGTAGGCGTGCCGGTGCCGGTCGTCCTGCGCGCGCTCTGCCAGCGACGCGCCCGGAGCGGCGGGCACCAGCTGCAGCCGCGCCGACGCCCCGCTCCCCCGCCGGTGCTGCCGATCCGCACCGCCCGCGGCAGCCGACGCCGCGACACAGGCCAGCAGGATCGGCAAGAGAACGGCGACACCACAGCGCGCCATTGCTTCACCGGACGACAATGGCGAACAGAGCAGAGCAGAGCGGAGGGGAGGTTGGCGGCCCCTGCTTTTTGGCAGTGTCCGGCAACGGCGAGGGGAGGCGGCTTTTATAAAAGTCGCCTGCGGCCTCCATACATGGAtggatataacgcggttgattgcGTTGGGTGCTTGCTTCGTTGGCGATGGCGGGTCGGGAATCATTTGCTGCCCGATTCGGCTCGACCCGTTAATCATGCGGCCACGAGCGGTGTGTCAGCCGGATGACAGTGTCTGAGAAGGGAATTAGGCATATCTTGCCGAAATAATGCTATGTGATTAATTAGGGTGTTTAGCACATTATTACTCGTATATGGTTCTATGATTTGTGAAAGAAATTGCCTTCAAGCCAGTGCTTGCAAATTAGGCAAGAAAATCAAGAAAATAATATATTACGACTCTGTATTATTATGCGATTTTTTAAGCGAAACAATACTGGTATTAGTGTTTTCTTAATAGTAGTATAATCAAATAAATTATACTCATAATTGCGTGTATCTCTGATTGTATTACTGTACTCATAATTGTGTGTATCTCTGATTGTATTACTATACACATAATTCCGTGTATCTCTGATTGTATCAAAAAAATCTCTACTATCATAGACATTAGTGCAAATACAATTTGAACACCGAGCGGCGAATCAATTTGGATATCAAGTCACTGATTTAATTAGCTACATAGTTGATTATATATGTATGCAATTAAGTAGGTCCACTTAATTTTTCCGCGTCAAGTCAATCAAGAAATGAATACATTAATACAATTAATTAATTATTCATTCAAAAATAGAAGTATGAATTCTTTTCTAATTAGCCATATAAATTAATTAATACCACTATTAGTGTTTGCTTAAATATAAGTAATCAAATAAATTATTACTGTAGAGGCTGAAAGATAGCAAGTACTAAATCTCAAAGAAAAATATCAAGCAAATATCGACTATTAAAGGAGAATTCATACGTCGCCGCAGTTTGCACATCGACATTAATGCAAAGATAGTTCAAAAACCAAGCGCCAAATCAATTTAGATATCAATTCATTTATTTAGTTAGCTAGATACTCGGAAACCAAGACATAAATGCAATAAATTAGGTCCACTTCAATAAGGATTATTTTGACACCGAATCAATTCAAAAACCTAGTAATTAAATCTCTACTATCATAGACATTAGTGCAAATACAATTTGAACACCGAGCGTCGAATCAATTTGGATATCAAGTCACTGATTTAATTAGCTACATAGTTATATATGTATGCAATTTAGTAGGTCCACTTCATTTTTTTCACGTCAAGTCAATCAAGAAATGAATACATTAATACAATTAATTAATTATTCATTCAAAAAATAGAAGTATGAATTCTTTTCTAATTAGACATATAAATTAATTAGTACTACTATTAGTGTTTGCTTAAATATAAGTAATCAAATAAATTATTACTGTAGAGGCTGAAAGATAGCAAGTACTAAATCTCAAAGAAAAATATCAAGCAAATATCGACTATTAAAGGAGAATTCATACGTCGCCGCAGTTTGCACATCGACATTAATGTAAAGATAGTTCAAAAACCGAGCGCCAAATCAATTTAGATATCAATTCATGTATTTAGTTAGCTAGATACTCGAAAACCAAGACATAAATGCAATAAATTAGGTCCACTTCAATAAGGATTATTTTGACACCGAATCAATTCAAAAACCTAGTTATTTATGCAATTAATTAATTAGGCATGGAAAGAAAATAGAAGTAGGGATTAttttccaattaattaattaggtaGGCAGCGAGTCTCGTCCTTCTCACACGCGAGGACGGCCAACAGGCTCCGCTGATGTTGGCGGCTGCTTGCAGTCTCTCGATGACGTGGACAACCGACGCTTGCCAACATGAACACCAATCGTCATGTGCTCGCGGCATGGATGACGACCATGCTCTACATGGTCTCTCGTTGCCGAAGTTAGAAATATATAGGGTTATTTGCACATAACTGCTATGCTTTTATGATTTTTAAATAAATCAACATCTAACCAATGCTTGCAAATTAGGCAACCGGAGAAAATCAAGATTTTCTTTTatagttccatgttattatatgatTTTTTAAGGGACACAAAACTGTTAGTGTTTGCTTGATCGTAAATAATCAAGTAAAAAAATTTAAAGaaagggggaggggggagggttcCTGCCCCCATTTTAGTAGAATGGGGCAGCAAAAATGACTAGACTGTTCCCGACTTTCGAGCCTAGCTAAAGTAAAACAGGGCCGTGATGAGTAAGTATCAAGTTTCACAATAGCTACATGTAAATTGTCCAGCTTTGGAATTCGGTTAGTCGATTTTTATGTGAAGGAAGGAACAACCATACAAAAGGATCGGAAGGAGCTCGCTTGAGGAGACCACTTGATCTATCTTATGGTGGCAGATGACCCCGATATCTATCTTAGAATGGCATGCAAGCACCATTTTTATCTATCTTATGGATGGAGGAGGGCGATACAAGTTCGCCGAGAAAAAAAAACGGTCATTGCTGGAGTTAGAtggattggggggggggggggggggcagcaacACAGCGGTTGAGGAGACACTATTAGAGAAAAGGCTATTAGTGGTGCACCTGTTTTGTCTATTAATGACGCACTATAGGTGCGTCACTATTATCAcgtcactactaataaatagtaatggcgcacgcctgatgcgccactgttaatctacataacagtggcgcaccacctggtgcgtcattactaggcccagaagtgcgtcactgttgttggttactaatggcgcacttttagatggtgctccactactatgaatactaggattttttttcctttcctgatatttgcacaggttacaaaatacattacaacacagaatataagtgatgtagaagtaagtgatatatattctatacaatagtttcataaaatatcatcacatcatctcaaaaatagcgatacatagtgatgtagaagtaatcatcatagtcaatgagacatcatataacaaaagttggtcactagtcataatcacaactcctcctcatcatcatcgtcaactctaacacattgtagcacatcatatcggaaatagctaataatcatcatagtcattatcaccaatactatttaatacattgtagcacatcatcacattaacatattgtagcacatcatcacattgtagcaacacattgtacctaggacctactcctcttcttaagtagaatatcataaaacaagataggccctaactctccattatggagaatggagatcatcttgtccccaattcttggcctacgcacaatgttgcttccaagtagctctctaagatagaccatacatttttttccaatctttgattctcATGACTTCATCGggtttagaaatccggtatggacaggagtaaatcagatacctaggctgacctggccaTGCTGGTcatatcatcataacatcaacgcgacctcttgaTAACATCAGATAAGGCACACAACCTTTCGGGATtttttgttgaaaaacatagtactagctctgtagctagcaatgtagtttagtttttataagaatttatgcaaaagatgcatggatatcgtaatagtagaaaatcttaccatgcaatctccatgcatgttatcgtagttcaccacgtgcactagtggcacatattgaccataatattggggagtttgctgataggtattgtaattatcaagatcattgataaattggacaagatgatatttctccttataagttaattatgcttcatcattgtagtaataggttctgtctaccatttcctgtacattttttgaagaatgaaaataagctgtcaatggaaataagttgtcaactatttttaaataaaaaatataaattacttaataaatgtggttgagaaactcacacaatggtagaactggaggcgtctgcacatcgacccagatgtcgatattaccttcaatttcatattccggacaaatatcaaaggtgataagcatattaggctcaaatgcataagccttgcatagtgctacccaagttttgcattcaaaaaggGAGTAGGTGTgtgcattgtacaattttacggcaaaagtataaccatgctcggtcctcaagtgaactatctttacctccatatttTTTTcaatactgaaaccaatcttatccaacacattATATCTTGCATgacaggggatacgctagtagaatagtaaaaaataaaaattataagttgaagcaaaagaagtcatgcttaattacgaaaaaagacttgtcgttgtgacttactgtatccacttcgaagtcctcatccagcatgatgctgaagcgcctatcat encodes:
- the LOC123449785 gene encoding aspartic proteinase NANA, chloroplast-like, producing the protein MINGSSRIGQQMIPDPPSPTKQAPNAINRVISIHVWRPQATFIKAASPRRCRTLPKSRGRQPPLRSALLCSPLSSGEAMARCGVAVLLPILLACVAASAAAGGADRQHRRGSGASARLQLVPAAPGASLAERAQDDRHRHAYISARLASSSSSSSRRRAAETSTAPMPEASAFAMPLTSGAYTGTGQYFVQFRVGTPAQPFVLVADTGSDLTWVKCRGRRASSPDASPLASPRVFRPANSKSWAPIPCSSDTCKSYVPFSLANCSAGTTPPAPCGYDYRYKDKSSARGVVGTDAATIALSGSGSDRKAKLQEVVLGCTTSYDGQSFQSSDGVLSLGNSNISFASRAAARFGGRFSYCLVDHLAPRNATSYLTFGPVGAAHSPSRTPLLLDAQVAPFYAVTVDAVSVAGKALNIPAEVWDVKKNGGAILDSGTSLTILATPAYKAVVAALSKQLARVPRVTMDPFEYCYNWTATRRPPAVPRLEVRFAGSARLRPPTKSYVIDAAPGVKCIGLQEGVWPGVSVIGNILQQEHLWEFDLANRWLRFQESRCAH